The sequence below is a genomic window from Deltaproteobacteria bacterium.
TAGGTCTTGAAGACGGCATACTGCTCAAACCGGCCCACGTCGTGGAACAATGCCCCGGCCAGGGCCAGTTCCACCGTACGGCCCCTGAACCCTGCGGCCTCGGTCACGAATTTGGCCTCGGCCAACACCCGCAGGGTATGGTCGATCTTGAGTTTGACGTTTTCCCTGTCGGCTTCGCTGACCAAAGAACGGACAAAGAGCCGGGCATAGGACTCGAACCGGGCTTTTAGGTGTTCTATACCCGGGACTGTTTCGGTTTCGGCGTCCATCAGCCCTGAAAAAACTCGTAGAAGTCCTCGTGGATTTCCACAAAAACCCGGCCACTCTCCTCACGGACCCTGACGACCAGTTCCGGTCTCAAGGCCACGTCCAGTGCTAGGTCTTCCAGACGGGCCTTTTCCTTGTTCACGGCCGGGCCAGGGGCATCGAACTCGGCAACGATAATCCACTCCATGTCTATCTCCTTGTATTTGTTCTTGTCGATTAAACTTACAGGGGCATGCATCCCCTACTTCCTCCAGAACTCGGGCACGAACAGGACGATGACCGTGTATATCTCCAGCCGTCCGATGATCATACCGCAAATGAGCACCCATTTTCCAAAGGCCGGGATATGGGCGTAATTCTCGGCCGGCCCAACGCTGCCAAAGCCCGGACCGATGTTCCCGATGCAGGCGATAGAGGCCGAAAATGCCGTGCCCAGATCCAGGCCCGTGGCCGCCAGCAATATCCCCGTCAAAACGAAAAGGGCCAGAAAGAGAACAAAGAAGCCCCATACCCCGCTCATGACGTCCGGCTTGACGATTCGGTCTCCAAGCTTGATGGTCGTTACCGATCTGGGATGGACCAGACGGAACAGCTCGTTGTAGGCCTGTTTTGCCAAAAGCATGATCCGCATGCACTTGGGACCACCGCTGGTGGAACCGGCGCACCCGCCGAAGAACATGAGGGCTACGAGGATTCCCTGAACCACAAAGGGCCAGGCCTCGTAATCGGCCGTGGCGAAACCGGTCGTGGTCATGATCGAAACGACCTGGAAGGCTGAATAGCGCAGGGCGTCGAAGGTATCGTGATACTCGGCCGCGTAGAGGTCCACGGTCCCGATCAGGACGCAAACGAGCAGGATGACGGCGAAAAAACGAAACTCAGGATCCCTCCACACGGCCAGGGGCCGCCCCCGCAAAGCCTGGAAGTGCAGGGCGAAATTCACCCCGGCCAGGAACATGAAAAAAGTGACCACCCACTCCACATAGGCGCTGCCGAACGAGGCCACCGAGGCGTTTCTGGTCGAAAATCCCCCCGTGGCCATGGTGGCGAAGGCGTGGCTCAGGCTGTCGCAGAGGTCGAGCCCTCCAAACAGGAGCAGAAGTGTCTGAATGAGGGTGAAGAGGACATAGACCTTCCACAGGGTCATGGCCGTATCCTTGATCTTGGGCTGGAGCTTGTCCGGCACCGGTCCCGGCACTTCGGCCTTGTAGAGCTGCATGCCCCCCACCCCGAGAAAGGGCAGAATGGCCAGGGACAGGACGATGATCCCCATGCCTCCCAGCCATTGGGTCATGGCCCGCCAGACCAGAAGGCCCTTGGGCATGGCCTCGATGTCGGTCATGACCGAGGCCCCGGTGGTGG
It includes:
- a CDS encoding TrkH family potassium uptake protein, producing the protein MRWGYVWKVVGVVLLCTGLAMLLPLLFAAFYGDDSAVPLALSSAVTVVVGLCLHLGLRSQKGQSINHREGMVITALSWTAVGAFGALPFFLSGFENFTDAMFESVSGLTTTGASVMTDIEAMPKGLLVWRAMTQWLGGMGIIVLSLAILPFLGVGGMQLYKAEVPGPVPDKLQPKIKDTAMTLWKVYVLFTLIQTLLLLFGGLDLCDSLSHAFATMATGGFSTRNASVASFGSAYVEWVVTFFMFLAGVNFALHFQALRGRPLAVWRDPEFRFFAVILLVCVLIGTVDLYAAEYHDTFDALRYSAFQVVSIMTTTGFATADYEAWPFVVQGILVALMFFGGCAGSTSGGPKCMRIMLLAKQAYNELFRLVHPRSVTTIKLGDRIVKPDVMSGVWGFFVLFLALFVLTGILLAATGLDLGTAFSASIACIGNIGPGFGSVGPAENYAHIPAFGKWVLICGMIIGRLEIYTVIVLFVPEFWRK